A section of the Gloeobacter violaceus PCC 7421 genome encodes:
- a CDS encoding RES family NAD+ phosphorylase, translating to MQLWRLCKRKHLETAFQGLGGLYAPGRWTPQGFRCVYTSESLALASLEVFVRIESDKIPLVAIRAFLAEGTAVQTIEPAMLPEDWQAVRAYPHLQALGREWLESLRAPVLKVPSAIVPVEYNYLLNPAHSELQLHTDPPQKFCFDRRVWKPRNH from the coding sequence GTGCAGCTGTGGCGGCTTTGCAAGCGCAAACACCTGGAAACAGCCTTCCAGGGTCTGGGCGGCCTGTACGCGCCGGGACGATGGACGCCGCAGGGTTTTCGGTGCGTCTACACCTCCGAAAGCCTGGCCCTAGCCAGTCTGGAGGTGTTTGTGCGCATAGAAAGCGACAAAATTCCGCTCGTGGCCATCCGGGCATTTCTGGCCGAGGGAACGGCCGTCCAGACGATCGAACCGGCCATGCTGCCGGAGGATTGGCAAGCAGTGCGTGCCTACCCACACCTGCAGGCGCTCGGCCGAGAATGGCTGGAGTCTCTGAGGGCACCGGTTTTGAAGGTGCCCTCGGCCATTGTTCCTGTCGAGTACAACTACCTCCTCAACCCTGCCCATTCCGAATTGCAACTGCATACCGACCCGCCCCAAAAATTCTGTTTCGACCGGCGCGTGTGGAAGCCCCGCAACCATTGA
- a CDS encoding antitoxin Xre/MbcA/ParS toxin-binding domain-containing protein, translated as MSNAVGRSRPVSGNAAEPGAGSLQQAVAVDNYRAIKVLSIQFSLSRKQVKEIFGISERTQYRYERENPMLKPSVGDRLKRFRRILTQAVDLFEDEGEAERWLASSKVDLEGLAPLDLLGTDEGSKRVEQMLYRAEYGIFG; from the coding sequence ATGAGCAACGCCGTAGGACGTTCGCGTCCGGTATCGGGCAATGCCGCAGAGCCGGGCGCAGGATCTTTGCAGCAAGCGGTGGCGGTTGACAACTACCGGGCCATCAAAGTCTTGTCCATCCAATTCTCGCTCAGTAGAAAACAGGTCAAAGAGATCTTCGGTATCTCCGAGCGGACTCAGTACCGCTATGAGCGGGAAAATCCGATGCTCAAGCCATCGGTTGGTGATCGGTTGAAGCGTTTCCGGCGTATTCTGACCCAGGCTGTCGATTTGTTCGAGGACGAAGGGGAGGCCGAGCGGTGGCTTGCAAGCTCGAAAGTGGACCTGGAAGGTCTGGCTCCCCTCGATCTACTGGGTACGGACGAAGGGAGCAAGCGGGTGGAGCAGATGCTGTACCGCGCCGAGTACGGAATCTTCGGTTAG
- a CDS encoding DUF6745 domain-containing protein, with protein MGNGTGERPIRLESLTPDQEALISVYCEKWRRMALRCEPLDRQAACEAVRAVYVLAGLGAPEVVFCSSPYAATQSEIFQSGSEVPQAGTLWHRLSWSLGDELARRMRSRYIERLRKQLEDNLKKRLAGQVWRSLENQLVATLDARVWGLSANSISPEGWTALCCYFDYCHTVLGCPHDRGQWQRFCAVVQSCGWLFPYRRVCLVSERPVSLHLDDRERLHAEGTPALRFADGFAIYSWHGVTLPESYGRVPPAEWRPHWILEENDAELRRVLIEGIGYERICRQLQARPLDRWQEYSLLKVEHIDVEPVYLLQTSCPGTGTVQVLRVPPEFTTARTAARWANGGSDPEAFLVQT; from the coding sequence ATGGGCAACGGAACCGGCGAGCGGCCGATCCGGCTGGAGAGTCTCACTCCCGACCAGGAAGCCTTGATCTCGGTGTACTGCGAAAAGTGGCGGCGCATGGCGCTCCGTTGTGAGCCGCTGGACCGGCAGGCAGCCTGCGAAGCCGTCCGGGCCGTCTACGTGCTTGCGGGGCTGGGCGCACCGGAAGTTGTCTTTTGCTCGAGCCCCTACGCGGCCACCCAGAGCGAGATTTTTCAAAGCGGCAGCGAAGTTCCCCAGGCGGGCACCCTCTGGCACCGCCTCAGCTGGTCGCTGGGCGACGAGCTGGCCCGCCGGATGCGCAGCCGCTATATCGAGCGGTTGCGCAAACAGCTCGAAGACAACCTCAAAAAGCGCCTGGCGGGCCAGGTGTGGCGCAGCCTCGAAAACCAGTTGGTGGCCACCCTGGACGCTCGGGTGTGGGGACTCTCGGCCAACAGCATCTCACCGGAAGGTTGGACGGCCCTGTGCTGCTACTTTGATTACTGCCACACCGTGCTCGGTTGTCCCCACGACCGGGGCCAATGGCAAAGGTTTTGTGCGGTGGTCCAAAGCTGTGGCTGGCTCTTTCCGTACCGTCGGGTTTGTCTGGTCAGCGAGCGACCGGTATCGTTGCACCTCGACGACCGCGAGCGCCTGCACGCCGAGGGTACACCGGCCCTGCGCTTCGCCGACGGTTTTGCAATCTATTCCTGGCACGGGGTGACGCTGCCCGAAAGCTACGGCCGTGTGCCCCCCGCCGAGTGGCGGCCCCACTGGATTCTCGAAGAAAACGACGCCGAATTGCGCCGGGTCTTGATCGAGGGTATCGGTTACGAACGCATCTGCCGGCAGTTGCAGGCCCGGCCGCTCGACCGCTGGCAAGAGTACAGCCTGCTCAAAGTCGAGCACATCGACGTCGAGCCAGTCTACCTGCTGCAGACGAGCTGTCCCGGCACCGGGACCGTCCAAGTCCTCAGGGTGCCGCCGGAATTCACCACCGCCCGCACCGCCGCCCGGTGGGCCAACGGGGGCAGCGATCCGGAAGCATTTCTGGTGCAGACTTAG